In the Flavobacterium sp. 90 genome, AAAAGTTTGTAGTTTTTTTCCGTTGTCAACCAATGAACGAGAAGCAATTGCAGCAATCAAAGAAGAATCTAAACCTCCCGAAAGCAATACTCCAACTGGTACTTCGCTCATTAAACGTTTACGAACAGCTTCTGTAAAAGTATCTCTGATCAAATCTAAATTAAGTTCTTCAACAGCATTTTCATAATCCTCATATGCAGGTTGATAATACTTTACAAACCCTTTTTTTGGCGTATAATAATGTCCCGGAGGAAAAGTCGAAAATGTTTTACATTGATCAGCGATTGGTTTCATTTCAGACGAAAAATAAATCCTCCCTCTTTCATCCAAACCATAATATAAAGGTTTCACCCCAATAGGATCACGTCCTGCAATATAGTTGTCGCCATCTACTACCACAAAAGCGAAATCACCATCAAGCATATTGCAAAAATCATTTCCGAATTCTTCGTACAAATGCACAATCACTTCTGAGTCTGATTTTGTTCTAAAGGTATGATTCTTAAGAACCGTATCTTTTAATTCCTGATAATTATAGATTTCTCCATCATGAACCATCCAGGCTTTTTTAGTTCCCTGAATTGGTTGTTTTCCAGACTTCAAATCAATAATTGACAAGCTTTCGTGACTAATTATGCTGCCATTTTCCATAATTTGCAAATCACTTTCATCAGGACCACGATGCGACATTCTTTTAGAAAGCTCTTTTACGAGTTGCGGGTCTTTTCCTTTACCAATAACGGCTAATAATCCAGACATACTATTCTATTTTTTATTTATTCTGTTTTCAGGTCATGCCCCAAATGACATGTACCGGGTATAAAATCACTGTAATTTTCAGAAAACTGAAAATTAAATCCTACTTTATTTTGATAACTTCTTTATAATCAAACTAGATTTTTTCTATTTCGACGAATGTCAAATATAAAAAAGTTAAGTTAAATAATTGCCGAAAAATATTTTTAAGTAACTGAAATTATATAATTTAACAATTTAAGACAAGAAAAACGTCCTCAAAAGAGAACGTTCTTCTACAATATATATACTAAATTCAAATAATTCAATTTTTATGCTTTCGCGTAAGCGTCATCATGAACACTTGCTACAGCTCTTCCAGAAGGATCATTCATGTTTTTGAAAGCTTCATCCCACTCCAAAGCAATTTTTGTACTACAAGCAACACTCGCTTCCTGAGGCACACATAACGCTGCTGCATCGCTTGGAAAATGTTCTGCAAAGATCGAACGATAGTAATACTCTTCTTTAGAAGTTGGCGTTTGTAATGGGAATTTGTATTTCGCATTTGCCAATTGTTCATCCGAAACTTCTTTGGCTACCACTTCTTTCAAAGTATCAATCCAGCTGTATCCTACTCCGTCAGAGAATTGTTCTTTTTGTCTCCATGCTACACTTTCAGGTAACATATCTTCAAATGCTTTACGAACAACCCATTTTTCCATCGGATGTTCTTTGTTGATCATTTTATCTTGTGGGTTGATTCTCATCGCCACATCCATAAATTCTTTGTCTAAGAACGGTACACGACCTTCAATTCCCCACGCAGCCAAACTTTTGTTTGCACGTAAACAATCATACATATGAAGTTTACCTAATTTACGAACGTTTTCTTCGTGAAATTCTCTTGCGTTTGGTGCTTTATGGAAATATAAATATCCTCCAAATAACTCATCTGCACCTTCACCAGAAAGTACCATTTTAATTCCCATTGACTTAATAACTCTCGCCATTAACCACATTGGTGTTGAAGCTCTAACAGTAGTTACATCATAAGTTTCTAAGTTGTAAATTACATCACGAACCGCATCTAAACCTTCCTGAATAGTAAATTTAATTTCGTGGTGAATAGTTCCAATATGTTTTGCTACAATTTGAGCTGCTGCTAAATCCGGAGAACCGTCTAATCCTACTGAAAAAGAGTGCAATTGTGGATACCAGGCATCCGTTGTATCATCTGACTCAATACGTTTTTGCGCAAATTTTTTGGCTACAGCCGAAGTAATAGAAGAATCTAAACCTCCTGAAAGTAAAACTCCGTAAGGAACATCACTCATTAATTGTCTGTGAACCGCCGCTTCAAGTGCTTCTTTAATTGCAGGAATACTAGTTTCGTTATCTTTTACAGCATCATAATCTGTCCAGTCTCTTTTGTACCATTGTACAAATTCACCGTCTTTGCTTGTCATGTAATGTCCTGGAGGAAACAATTGGATTTTTGTACAATATCCTTCAAGAGCTTTCAACTCAGAAGCTACGTAGAAAGTCCCGTGCTGATCCCAACCAATATATAATGGAATAATTCCCATGTGATCACGAGCGATAAAATACTCATCTTTCTCTACATCATAGATTGCAAATCCAAAGATTCCGTTCATTTCATCTACAAAATGAGGTCCTTTTTCTTTGTAAAGAGCTAAAATAACTTCACAGTCACTTTCAGTCTGAAAGTTATATTTTCCAGCAAATTGTTTACGCAATTCTCTGTGGTTGTAAATTTCACCATTTGCAGCCAGAACCAATTTTTTATCTTCTGTAAATAAAGGTTGTTTTCCTGAAGCTGGATCTACAATTGCCAAACGCTCATGCGAAAGAATTGCTTTATCATTACTATAGATTCCGCTCCAGTCTGGTCCACGGTGGCGAATGATTTTAGACATTTCTAATACTTGAGGTCTTAATGTTTCGGCTTTTTGTTTTAGATCAAAGGCACATACGATTCCACACATAACTATATATTTTTTTATTTAAATTTTATTTTGATAGGGCAAAGATGCATTAATGGTTATAATTGAAAAACACAAAACGCAATTTCAGTTATAATTTAAAACCATAAATTTGTATTTACATATAAAATGTAAAATTTTAACACTAAAAAAAGCCTCAAACTTGAAAATTTCAATTTCAAGCTTAAACAAAGCACAAAACGCAAGGTTTTAAACAGATCTTTGAATTAAATTTTATGATATTTTAAAATCATTGAAAGATTAACAACGAGAAGAAAGAAAGCGGTTGAAGAATTATTATTTTGATTAATCCTATCATTTCAACGAAGGAAATATCTCATTAGAAATTCGACAAAGATTATACTCGCATTTAAACCCGACAGGTTTTAAAAACCTGTCGGGTTTAAGATACGTAATTTCTGCGGGATTTTGAGTTCGCTGAATTTAACAAAATTGTTTGTTTAGCTTGCAAACCTTTGTCAAAGTTTAAAACTTTGACAAAGGTCGTAACTTACAAGTATAGTCCCTACGGGAGAATTTAATTATGGGGGTTATTATTTTTTTCTACCAATATTTAACTCCTAACGGAGTATTTTTTCGAAAGATTACATATAAACTATAGTTTAATATCTCGTAGAGATTAAATGTCGGTAAAAAAATATAAGTGTTTAAAAAAAATTGTCCCGTAGGGACTACACAAAACACAAACTACTCAACACTCTCAATAGTATAATTAGTCTTATTAATTTCAAATTTAAACCCAACTTTATTTCCCATTAAATGAGAACCCAACGGAGATTGCGGCGAAAGTGCAATAACATTTATACCGTCTACAGCAATTTTAGGAAGTGCCACACTCACGTATAAATAAATTCCGTTTGCCTTTACCAAACTTCCTGAAATAATGTTTTCAGTTGCTTTTGAAGCATCAATTTTATCCAAAATCGCTTTTTGAGTAATCGCTTCTTTTAGTTTATTGGTAAGTTTTTCCTGCTCGATATGCATCATCGACAAAGCCGTTTCGTGCTTATCTCCAGCCGAACCTTTGGCGTCATTTTTAGAATCTTCGGTCAAAGCCGAAATCATGTCTCTAAAAACATCTATTCGGTCCTGAACCATTTGCAAGTAATGTGAATGTATTTTTTGTTTGAATTCCATTTTTTTAAGGTAGTGAGGGACTAAGTTACAAAGGTGCAAAGGTTTTTCTTCTTTGTGTAATTTATTATTCGAAAAATGCAGTCGCATAAACTACTTTTCCATTTACACCAGACAATCCATTTTCTGTTAAAGCGATGACCATGCAATTCTCGGCAGGAACATCAAATGGCATTTCGATTCCGTATTTATTCGTTAATTCATAACCAAATCTTGGATAATAATCCTGATGTCCCAATAATATAATCGATTTATAACCCAGTTCTTTTGCTATTTTATGACTGTATAATATCAATTTTGATCCGATTCCTTTTCCTTGAAATTCCGGCAATACTGAAACTGGTGCCAAAGCCAAAGATTCAAAAGATGTTGTATCATTTTTGATTTCGAGTTTCGTTAATAAAATATGTCCGACGATTTCATTTCCAACTTCGGCAACAATAGATAATTCCGGAATAAAAGCATCCGATTTTCGTAATCTCTCTACCAAAAACTGCTCTTTGTGATCGCTATATTCTTCGTTTTCAAAAGCTTTTTCAATTAACTGAAAAACACTTTTGTGATCTTTTTCATTTTCTCGTCTGAGTTTAATTTCCATCTTTTTTATTTTAGTATTAAACTTGATTTAACCGCAAAGTACGCAAAGTTTTTTTTATTCTGGATCTTGCGTAGTAAACACAAAGTTCGCAAAGCTTTGTATTGAACTAGCTTTGCGAACTTTGTGTTTTATATACGTAACGCAAGAAAACATTTTTTTGCGTACTTTGCGGTTAAAAAACCTTAAAAATCGTATTTATATTATCCTGGATCGTGCCTAGCAAACGCAAAGTTCGCAAAGCTTTGTATTGAACTAGATTTGCGAACTTTGTGTTTTATATACGAAAGCAAGGGAAAAAATCTTTGCGCTCTTTGCTGTTAAAAACCCTTAAAAATCGAATTTATAATTTCCTCCCACTAAAACCTGAAATCCTTGAACAGGATAATTCAGCCATTTTTCGTAAGCCTGATTTCCAATATTATTAAGTTTCAGGAAAAAAGTCAAGCGCTCATTATATTTATATCCTACGTGTGCATTGGCATCAAAATAGCTTTTTAGCGTTGTAACAACAGGATCAACTCCAGAATTCAAATTCGATTGCATATCCTTACGTTCTCCAACAAAGAAAACATTCAAACCAGCATACCATTGTTTCGTAATGTTTACATCAAGATTTGAACTCAATTTCATCGAAGGTAAATTCCATGCTTCCAGACCGTCAAATTTGTAACTATTAAAAGTTCCGTTGATTCCAAAAGAAACATTTTGAGAAAAATCAGCTTTTAATTCTCCGTAAAAACGAAATGTTCTCACATCATCATAAACAACTCCAAAAGAGTTTCCAAAAGCATAGTTTTGATTCGAGAAATCTTCTGTATAATCATTGCTTTTAAACAAAGCCTTATCTTTTTCGTTTAGGTAAGAACCAGTCAAATTATAGCTGACATTGTTTGCTAATTTTCCTTTTAAACCTGCAAAAACAGTATATTGATTACTTGTTGGTCTCATGTTTAATGTTGGCGATAAAAACGGATTTTCTGTTACAAAATCAGCATAAGAGTTTTGATTTAAAGCACCATAAACTCCTGTATAGAAAATCATTAAATCGCCCACTAATTTATAAGAAGCATTTACTTTTGGATAAATATAAAACTTGTTTCCACTATTTTCAGAATCCAAACCATAATACAATCCAGCTCCTAATTCTAAAGTCCAATCGTTTTCATGAATCACAAAACTAGGCTCAATTCCAAAATTAGTCAAACTGTATTTTAACGGTTCTGTATTATTACGAGCATAATTATTTTCAAAAGATCCGCTTACGTGATCAATAATCACATTCGTATTTATCGATTGATCCATTACATCTACTTTGAAAGTCGGCTTTACATAAAAACGATTTTCTGAAGAAGAAAAACTATCCGAAAAATGCGTGAATTTTGTTGCTATTTTACTAAAAATGCCTTCATTAAATTCGATATTTCCGCCTAAAGCAATTGTATTATAAGAATGATTTGGGTTAATCCCTCTTATCAAATCTTCTTGTTGCGCCGGCGGCAAAGTCATACCAAAATCAGCTGGTAAACCGTACCAATTGTACAATTGATTTTGATATCCCAAATCAACATTCCAGGACATATCGCGATTGTTTACGCCATAACCAACATTTAGCGCTGTATCATAAAACTCATCATTTAAATCTACGCCGCTAATTCCGCCCTGAGAAGAATGATGACGAAACATTCCCGCCACATAATCATTATTTCCTAAATCCTGATTTACGAATAATTCAGCATTTAGAGTTCCATAATTTCCAACTCCCAAAGTCGCATAATTATTAAACAATTTTTCTTTTTTAGCTTTATCCACACCTTGCGCATTCCCTTTTGAAGGCGTGAAAGTTGAAGCCACCGGAACCGACAAAATGCTATATTTAATCGTTTCCTTTGGTTGATTTCCTTGATCGTCAAGCGAAGGAGTTTCTTTCACTTTAAACGCATCTGAAATTGTTGGCGAATACGGTTTTACCACATTCACGGTTTCTGTACCAATGCTTTCATTTTTCTTCTGTGAAAACGAAAGCTGCACAACAAACAATAGCAGTAAAACAATGATTTTATTCTGGCAATTAATCTTCATATATTTTCTTTTTTTCAGAGAATAGAATAAAGAGCAAAGAAGAAAGACTTCTCTCTTATTTCTGGATTTTCTCTATTCCTTTATTGTATTATATTTTTTAGTCTTTGCTCTAGAGCTTCTTGACTCTATTCTCTTTATTCTTTATTCTATTCTCTTTCTTCTTTCTTCCAAACTAAGCTTCCCACTCCCCTTTTGCAACAAACTGAGCTTTTCCTCCTATTTTAATATCAAAGTCATTCTCTTTTAAACTTCCTTTGAAATAAATCTGAGACGGACGATTGATATAATCTCCCTGATAATTAATCAGATCAATTTCCGGTTTGTGATATTTTAAAAGAAAAGCTTGCAAACAAGTACTTGCGCTTCCTGTTGCTGCATCTTCAACCAATTGATTGTGCTCGATACACAACATTCGGCTAAATAATTTTGAACCTTCGAGATAATAAAAATATAAACCTCTATGATCTGTTTTGCAATTCTTTTTCAGCCAATCATCCGTTTTATCTTTATCTAAAACTAAATTTTCCAGCGCTCTTTTGCTACTTAATCCAACCATTACAAAAGCACTTCCGGTTGTTACTTCCTGAATTGGAAATTGATTTTCGAAATCGTGATTTTTTAAATTACTGAAAACGCCAAATTCTTCCTTCGAAAAAATATCCCAGAATTTTGGTTGTGCGGCTTTAAGCCAAATCAAATCTTCTGTTTTATGAATTGCAATTGGTCCAATCGGAACATTCAATTTTATGTTTTCAGGCGAATTCTCAAATATTTTATTTAACAAAACCCACGAAGTTCCAATTATCGGATGACCCGCAAATTGCATTTCGTGTGCCGGCGTAAAAATTTTAATCTCTGCCTTATTATTCTCTTTGTCTAGTTTTGTAATAAAGGTGCTTTCGGCAAAATTAATTTCACGAGCAATCTGCTGCATTTGTTCTTTACTCAAATTTTCCGCATCCAAAAAAACCGCCAATTGATTTCCGGCATATTTCTTATCTGCAAAAACATCTATTATATAAAAAGGTAAACTCATTGTTCTTTTTTTTTTTGAGAAAATAGATTATAGAATAAAGAGAATAGACTTTCAATCTTTGCTTTTCAATCTATGTTCTTTACTCTGTAATCTTTTATTCTTATTGTTTTTTCAGAAAATAGATGAAAGAACAAAGAGAAAAGACTTCTCAGCAATCTTTCTTCTTGCCTCTTTTTTCTATTTTCTATATTCTATACTCTTTGTTCTTACTTATTAATTGAAGAATTCGTTTTTGCTTCTTCCAACTTAATTGCGTTCAACTCCGTTTTAGCTTCTTCGACTACATCCGGATAATCTGTAAAATTGTTGATTACGTTATCCAAAATATAGGTTGCCTGATAACTGTCTTTTAATCCGTAGAAGTTTTTCGCCATTAGAACCAAACTCTTCGCTCCATAATATTTATAAGCCGAATAATTTTTAGCCAACTTTTGAACTGAAACATTCGAAGCATCAAACTTGCCTTCTTTCGTTTTAAAATAAGCGTCATAATACAACGCTTCGGCTGCTAATTCTCCTTTTGAAGTTGCTGATAATTTCGCGTAAGCAGCTTTTGCTTTAGTTTCGTCACCTGTTTGCATTGCTGCACGCGCTACGATAATTTGTGCATCCGATTTTACATTTGCATCGGCTTTTGCGTTTTGCAATACTTTATCTGCATATACAACCGAATTATCATAATCCTTTTTGTCATAATAACATTTCATCAAATTAGCTTGTGCAAAGCTTTTATTCTGAGGAAAATCGGCTTCGTTTTCTAAACGTACCAAAACCGGAATCGATTTGTCGCAATCTTTTGCTTTTAAGAAAATTTGCGCCAAACGCGTTAAAGCTTGTTCTGTAAATTCGCTTCTTGGCTGATCGATTACATATTGATAATTTGAAGTTGATTTTGTTTCTGAACCTTCTGCAAAATACAATTGTGCCAAATAAAAATTAGCTTCAAGTGCATGAAGTCCTGACGAAAATTTAGTGATATAACCTGCAAAACCAGTAATTGCCTGTTTGCTGTTATTTTGACTGTATTGTTTAAAAGCAGCATCATAAGTGTCATTATCCAATTCAGCATCCGTAACCGAAACAAAGTCAAGCGTACGAACCCAAGTTGCATATTCATCGACTTTTCCGGAATCAACATAAATCAATCTCGCAGTAGAAACCGCTTCTAAAGCTTCTGGAGTTTTAGGAAATTCTGCCGCTACTTTCTTGAATTTAACCAAAGCCTGCTCATCACGATCTGAGTTATAATAAATCAAACCTTGTCTCAAAATTGATTTCGATGTAAACGAACCGTTTTTATATTCAGAAATTAACTGATCGTAAGTTTTAAGCGCCTGATCGTTTTTCTTTTCGGCAACATATGTATTTCCTAATTCGAATAAAGCATCATCACGATATTCCGATTTTTTATACATCTGAAGGAAATTATTCAGCTCATCGATTTTCTTGTCATTTTTAGACATAAAACCATACGAAATTGCTTTTTGAAACTGAGCATAATCCGCATCAACACCTTTTGCTTCGATTGCTTTTGCATAAGCTTCATTTGCAGCACTATATTTTGCGCTCACAAAACGACAATCTCCCAAACGCAAATACGAATCATTCAAACGAACTTTATCTTCTTTTGCATTATCAATTTGTGCCTGAAAAGAGTTTCCTGCCGAATCGTATTCTTTCAGTTTAAAATAAGTGTAACCAATATTATAATTGATGTTTTTATATTCGTCAGTAGTTTTGGCTGCAGCCAAACCAGCAAACTGTTTGTAGCTCAATAAAGCATTCTGAAAATCATCTGAAAGATATTCTGTTTCTGCTTTCCAGAAAGTCGCACGAGCTGTAAATTCAGGTGTTTTTTGTTCGCTAATAGCGTTTTTGAACATTTTTCCAGCTTCTTGATAATTTGATTCATTATACAATTCTAAACCTCTGTAAAAAAGTACTTTTTGATACGCCGCTTTATTCTCTGCCGATCTGTTTTTCTCTAATAAAACCAAAGCTTCTTTGTAGTTCTTAGTCGAAATATAAGAATCAACTAATAATTTTTCTATTTCAGATCTGCTGGAATTATTTGGATATTTTTTTAAGAAATCAAGTAAAATTCCCGGAACAGTTTGATACGCGTTTCCGATATCATAACTCACTTTAGCATAATTTAAAGCTGCATCTTCCTGAATTTGTGCATTAAAATCCATTTCCGAAGCATTTTTAAAAGCATTCAAAGCTTCTTGTTTTTTCCCTGTATTCAAATAACTTAAACCTAAATGGTAATACGCATTTTGAGCTACGAAATCTTTTCCTTCAATGATTTTATTAAATTGAGAAATGGCTTTTTCATACTCTTTTTGCTCATAATAAGCATAACCTAATTGGTAGAAATCAGTATTATTCCACTTTCCTTTTTTACCTGCATATTGCTCTAAAAACGGAATCGCTTTGCCATATTGTTTTAAATTGAAATAGCTTTCTCCAATAATTTTATTCAATTCTGATTTTTCAATCGCATTAGATTTTGCCATTGCAGTTTGTCCCAAATCGATTGCTTTCTGGAAATTTCCTAATTTGAAATTCATATCAGCCTGATAATACGAAAGCTTTTCTTTGTATTTTTCTTCGCCCGAAACTTCATCAAAATATTTAGTCGCTTCTTTATAATCATCACCTTCATAAGCCATAAATCCTAAATAATACTTGGCCTGAGAACCAAATTCAGGAGAATTTACCACTTTATTAAAATACGTTGTAGCTTCTTTTTTCTTTTTGGCATTGAAATAACTATATCCTTTTTGGAAATTAAATTTATCCGAATCAGATTTACTCATATAACTTTCATCCACTTTGTCAAACCATTGCAATGCTTTTGGATAATTGCCTTGTTCAAAGAAAAACTGAGCAACTTCTACATAAGCCTGATTCTGTTTTGTACTTGTTGGATAATCTTCTACAAATTTTTCCATCAGCGCATCCGCATTCGCTTTATTGGTTCTAATGGCGCAATTTGCGATATAATAAGCACAATCTGACTGAACTTCTTCGGTCGTTGCGTTGTTTTTTACATATTCAAAAATAAGTTGAGCCGACGCATATTGTTTGTCATTGTATAAAGCCAGCGCTTTGTCAAAAGTCTTTAAATCGTAAGTATATATAGCTGATTTTTGTGCCGAAACTATGGTCGAAATAAGGATTATATGGAGTAAAAAGAACCAGGAAAGTCTACGCATTTTAATTATATTTAGTATTCAAATGTATCATTTTATAACGTTTATAACGAAACGTTTCAAGCATTTATTATGAACAAAAATATAACAACGCATATTCTACAGCTTCTGAAATATTATTTTCTAACCATATAAGTGGTATAAGTAATTATAAGCTAGGTGTTTTT is a window encoding:
- the asnB gene encoding asparagine synthase B, producing the protein MCGIVCAFDLKQKAETLRPQVLEMSKIIRHRGPDWSGIYSNDKAILSHERLAIVDPASGKQPLFTEDKKLVLAANGEIYNHRELRKQFAGKYNFQTESDCEVILALYKEKGPHFVDEMNGIFGFAIYDVEKDEYFIARDHMGIIPLYIGWDQHGTFYVASELKALEGYCTKIQLFPPGHYMTSKDGEFVQWYKRDWTDYDAVKDNETSIPAIKEALEAAVHRQLMSDVPYGVLLSGGLDSSITSAVAKKFAQKRIESDDTTDAWYPQLHSFSVGLDGSPDLAAAQIVAKHIGTIHHEIKFTIQEGLDAVRDVIYNLETYDVTTVRASTPMWLMARVIKSMGIKMVLSGEGADELFGGYLYFHKAPNAREFHEENVRKLGKLHMYDCLRANKSLAAWGIEGRVPFLDKEFMDVAMRINPQDKMINKEHPMEKWVVRKAFEDMLPESVAWRQKEQFSDGVGYSWIDTLKEVVAKEVSDEQLANAKYKFPLQTPTSKEEYYYRSIFAEHFPSDAAALCVPQEASVACSTKIALEWDEAFKNMNDPSGRAVASVHDDAYAKA
- a CDS encoding N-acetyltransferase gives rise to the protein MEIKLRRENEKDHKSVFQLIEKAFENEEYSDHKEQFLVERLRKSDAFIPELSIVAEVGNEIVGHILLTKLEIKNDTTSFESLALAPVSVLPEFQGKGIGSKLILYSHKIAKELGYKSIILLGHQDYYPRFGYELTNKYGIEMPFDVPAENCMVIALTENGLSGVNGKVVYATAFFE
- a CDS encoding TonB-dependent receptor codes for the protein MKINCQNKIIVLLLLFVVQLSFSQKKNESIGTETVNVVKPYSPTISDAFKVKETPSLDDQGNQPKETIKYSILSVPVASTFTPSKGNAQGVDKAKKEKLFNNYATLGVGNYGTLNAELFVNQDLGNNDYVAGMFRHHSSQGGISGVDLNDEFYDTALNVGYGVNNRDMSWNVDLGYQNQLYNWYGLPADFGMTLPPAQQEDLIRGINPNHSYNTIALGGNIEFNEGIFSKIATKFTHFSDSFSSSENRFYVKPTFKVDVMDQSINTNVIIDHVSGSFENNYARNNTEPLKYSLTNFGIEPSFVIHENDWTLELGAGLYYGLDSENSGNKFYIYPKVNASYKLVGDLMIFYTGVYGALNQNSYADFVTENPFLSPTLNMRPTSNQYTVFAGLKGKLANNVSYNLTGSYLNEKDKALFKSNDYTEDFSNQNYAFGNSFGVVYDDVRTFRFYGELKADFSQNVSFGINGTFNSYKFDGLEAWNLPSMKLSSNLDVNITKQWYAGLNVFFVGERKDMQSNLNSGVDPVVTTLKSYFDANAHVGYKYNERLTFFLKLNNIGNQAYEKWLNYPVQGFQVLVGGNYKFDF
- a CDS encoding PhzF family phenazine biosynthesis protein, with the translated sequence MSLPFYIIDVFADKKYAGNQLAVFLDAENLSKEQMQQIAREINFAESTFITKLDKENNKAEIKIFTPAHEMQFAGHPIIGTSWVLLNKIFENSPENIKLNVPIGPIAIHKTEDLIWLKAAQPKFWDIFSKEEFGVFSNLKNHDFENQFPIQEVTTGSAFVMVGLSSKRALENLVLDKDKTDDWLKKNCKTDHRGLYFYYLEGSKLFSRMLCIEHNQLVEDAATGSASTCLQAFLLKYHKPEIDLINYQGDYINRPSQIYFKGSLKENDFDIKIGGKAQFVAKGEWEA
- a CDS encoding tetratricopeptide repeat protein — protein: MRRLSWFFLLHIILISTIVSAQKSAIYTYDLKTFDKALALYNDKQYASAQLIFEYVKNNATTEEVQSDCAYYIANCAIRTNKANADALMEKFVEDYPTSTKQNQAYVEVAQFFFEQGNYPKALQWFDKVDESYMSKSDSDKFNFQKGYSYFNAKKKKEATTYFNKVVNSPEFGSQAKYYLGFMAYEGDDYKEATKYFDEVSGEEKYKEKLSYYQADMNFKLGNFQKAIDLGQTAMAKSNAIEKSELNKIIGESYFNLKQYGKAIPFLEQYAGKKGKWNNTDFYQLGYAYYEQKEYEKAISQFNKIIEGKDFVAQNAYYHLGLSYLNTGKKQEALNAFKNASEMDFNAQIQEDAALNYAKVSYDIGNAYQTVPGILLDFLKKYPNNSSRSEIEKLLVDSYISTKNYKEALVLLEKNRSAENKAAYQKVLFYRGLELYNESNYQEAGKMFKNAISEQKTPEFTARATFWKAETEYLSDDFQNALLSYKQFAGLAAAKTTDEYKNINYNIGYTYFKLKEYDSAGNSFQAQIDNAKEDKVRLNDSYLRLGDCRFVSAKYSAANEAYAKAIEAKGVDADYAQFQKAISYGFMSKNDKKIDELNNFLQMYKKSEYRDDALFELGNTYVAEKKNDQALKTYDQLISEYKNGSFTSKSILRQGLIYYNSDRDEQALVKFKKVAAEFPKTPEALEAVSTARLIYVDSGKVDEYATWVRTLDFVSVTDAELDNDTYDAAFKQYSQNNSKQAITGFAGYITKFSSGLHALEANFYLAQLYFAEGSETKSTSNYQYVIDQPRSEFTEQALTRLAQIFLKAKDCDKSIPVLVRLENEADFPQNKSFAQANLMKCYYDKKDYDNSVVYADKVLQNAKADANVKSDAQIIVARAAMQTGDETKAKAAYAKLSATSKGELAAEALYYDAYFKTKEGKFDASNVSVQKLAKNYSAYKYYGAKSLVLMAKNFYGLKDSYQATYILDNVINNFTDYPDVVEEAKTELNAIKLEEAKTNSSINK